The Penicillium oxalicum strain HP7-1 chromosome VI, whole genome shotgun sequence genome window below encodes:
- a CDS encoding Protein RER1 encodes MDVPEPEQTPFTAVTAQTSKLTRKYQALLDASTPYTTYRWVGSGVLLIIFFLRIVLAQGWYIVAYTLGIYLLNLFLAFLTPKFDPSLTQDEGLEDGDAGSPSLPTKRDEEFRPFIRRLPEFKFWHSATRAITIGFVCSWFSMFDIPVFWPVLVMYWIILFVLTMRRQIQHMIKYRYVPFSFGKTRYGRS; translated from the exons atggATGTCCCCGAGCCCGAGCAGACGCCCTTCACTGCGGTGACGGCGCAGACTTCTAAATTGACGCGC AAATACCAAGCACTGCTTGACGCCTCGACTCCTTACACCACGTATCGCTGGGTCGGATCCGGCGTCCTGCttatcatcttcttcctgcGCATCGTCCTCGCACAAGGATGGTACATTG TCGCATACACCCTCGGCATCTATCTCCTGAACCTGTTCCTCGCTTTCTTGACCCCCAAATTCGACCCCTCTCTCACCCAAGACGAAGGACTGGAGGACGGCGACGCCGGCTCGCCCAGTCTCCCCACCAAGCGCGATGAGGAATTCCGACCTTTTATTCGCCGTCTGCCCGAATTCAAGTTCTGGCACTCCGCTACCCGCGCCATCACCATCGGCTTCGTGTGCAGTTGGTTCTCCATGTTTGATATTCCTGTCTTCTGGCCCGTTTTGGTCATGTACTGGATTATCCTGTTTGTCTTGACTA TGCGCCGCCAAATTCAGCACATGATCAAGTACCGATACGTGCCTTTCTCCTTTGGCAAGACCCGATACGGCCGGTCCTAG
- a CDS encoding putative enoyl-CoA hydratase yields the protein MFARRCARLVTSRTSVPLTSYLARVRLYSSGPSYEHILTSTPKPGVGLITLNRPKALNALCSPLFTELNDALGKYDQDKDIGAIIITGSEKAFAAGADIKEMAPLTFAAAYNDNFIAPWSHLANTIRKPVIAAVSGYALGGGCELAMMCDIMYCTANATFGQPEIKLGTIPGAGGSQRLTRAIGKSKAMELILTGKNFSGKQAGEWGLAAEVVDGGKEELLEVALKTAETIAGYSRVAVVAGKEVVNKSQELSLREGVEYERRLFHGLFGSQDQKIGKF from the exons ATGTTCGCGCGTCGCTGTGCCCGTCTCGTCACCTCGAGGACATCCGTCCCCTTGACCTCCTACTTGGCTCGCGTCCGCCTATACTCGTCCGGTCCCAGCTACGAACATATCCTCACATCTACTCCCAAGCCAGGAGTTGGTCTAA TCACCCTCAACCGACCTAAAGCTCTCAATGCCCTCTGCAGCCCTCTATTCACCGAGCTCAATGACGCGCTGGGCAAGTATGATCAGGACAAGGATATTGGCGCAATCATTATCACGGGTAGCGAGAAGGCCTTTGCTG CCGGCGCCGACATCAAAGAAATGGCCCCCCTAACCTTCGCCGCCGCCTACAACGACAACTTCATCGCTCCCTGGTCTCACCTCGCCAACACCATCCGCAAGCCCGTTATCGCTGCCGTCTCCGGCTACGCCCTCGGCGGAGGCTGCGAGCTCGCCATGATGTGCGACATCATGTACTGCACCGCCAACGCAACCTTCGGTCAACCCGAGATCAAGCTCGGCACGATCCCCGGCGCCGGCGGCTCGCAGCGTCTCACTCGCGCCATTGGCAAGAGCAAGGCGATGGAGCTGATTCTGACGGGCAAGAACTTCAGTGGCAAGCAGGCTGGCGAGTGGGGCTTGGCGGCCGAGGTCGTGGAcgggggaaaggaggagTTGCTGGAGGTGGCGCTGAAGACGGCCGAGACGATTGCGGGATATAGTCGGGTGGCTGTCGTGGCGGGTAAGGAGGTGGTGAATAAGAGTCAGGAGCTGTCGCTGCGGGAGGGAGTTGAGTATGAGCGGAGACTGTTCCATGGGTTGTTTGGCAGTCAAGATCAGAAGATTGGTAagttttga
- a CDS encoding Sphingosine-1-phosphate lyase produces the protein MGSSALPVALQDKLVGYGRASRARLSAVNLDLFRNIVFILFLFRYTRKAFYSLRGYGLFGSIRNIYIAVRLFCYSIFLRAPGVRGQVDKQVFTAIEKLESKLVQSGPDVDRHLTLPLEGWTADRVREELNKLAGLEHTRWEDGRVSGAVYHGGEDLLKLQAGAFEQFGVANPIHPDVFPGVRKMEAEVVAMVLSMFNGPSDGAGVTTSGGTESIIMACLGARQKAFLERGVTEPEMIIPDTAHAAFIKACNYFKIKLHRVPCPEPEFKVDVNAVRRLINPNTVLLVGSAPNFPHGMVDDIPALSRLATKYKIPLHVDCCLGSFIIAHLKKAGFPSPYEEEGGFDFRQPGVTSISVDTHKYGFAPKGNSVLLYRNKAYRSHQYFIYPDWSGGVYASPSIAGSRPGALIAGCWASMMKVGQDGYINSCTEIINAARKFESAVRGHPLISLHMEVVGDPMVSVVAFRSKNGAIDTYDIADDLSAKGWHLNALQSPPALHCAFTLPTAKAVEQLIADTAECVQKELDKAEERRRQGKAYILKRGDASALYGVAGSIPDKSVVSRLAEGFLDTLYKV, from the exons ATGGGTTCTTCAGCGCTGCCTGTCGCCTTGCAGGACAAACTGGTAGGCTACGGCCGGGCCTCCAGGGCTCGCCTGTCGGCCGTGAATCTGGATCT TTTCCGAAACATTGTCTTTATCCTGTTCCTCTTCCGGTATACTCGCAAGGCTTTCTATTCGCTCCGCGGCTATGGCTTGTTTGGTAGCATTCGCAATATCTATATCGCTGTCCGTCTTTTCTGCTactccatcttcttgcgcgCTCCCGGTGTCCGTGGCCAAGTCGACAAACAAGTCTTCACCGCGATCGAGAAGCTTGAGAGCAAGCTGGTGCAGAGCGGACCGGACGTGGATCGCCATTTGACCTTACCTTTGGAGGGTTGGACGGCCGACCGGGTTCGCGAGGAGCTCAACAAGTTAGCCGGCCTGGAACACACCCGCTGGGAGGATGGTCGTGTCAGTGGTGCGGTATACCACGGAGGAGAGGATTTGCTGAAGCTCCAGGCGGGTGCGTTTGAGCAATTCGGTGTCGCAAACCCAATCCACCCAGATGTCTTCCCTGGGGTTCGAAAGATGGAGGCCGAAGTTGTTGCCATG GTTCTGTCCATGTTCAACGGTCCCTCTGATGGCGCTGGTGTGACAACCAGCGGCGGTACGGAGTCGATTATTATGGCCTGCTTGGGCGCCCGTCAAAAAGCCTTCCTTGAGCGTGGAGTGACGGAGCCTGAGAT GATCATTCCAGACACCGCCCACGCGGCCTTCATCAAAGCCTGCAACTACTTCAAGATCAAACTGCACCGTGTGCCTTGCCCTGAGCCCGAATTCAAGGTTGATGTCAATGCGGTTCGTCGCCTGATCAACCCCAACACGGTTCTCCTCGTTGGCTCAGCCCCCAATTTCCCCCATGGAATGGTCGACGACATTCCCGCCCTCTCGCGCCTGGCCACCAAGTACAAAATCCCTCTCCATGTGGACTGCTGCCTGGGCTCCTTTATTATTGCCCACCTCAAGAAGGCTGGCTTCCCATCACCGtacgaggaggagggtggcTTTGATTTCCGCCAGCCTGGTGTCACCAGCATCAGTGTGGACACCCACAAGTACGGGTTCGCGCCCAAGGGTAACTCTGTTCTGTTGTACCGCAACAAAGCGTACCGCAGCCATCAATACTTCATTTACCCCGACTGGTCTGGTGGTGTCTACGCCTCACCATCAATTGCTGGATCTCGACCGGGAGCCCTGATCGCTGGCTGCTGGGCGAGCATGATGAAGGTGGGTCAGGATGGGTACATCAACAGCTGCACCGAGATCATCAACGCGGCTCGGAAGTTTGAGTCTGCTGTTCGCGGCCACCCTCTGATCTCTCTGCACATGGAGGTTGTAGGCGACCCCATGGTCAGTGTGGTCGCCTTCCGCAGCAAGAATGGCGCTATTGACACCTACGACATTGCGGATGATTTGTCCGCAAAGGGCTGGCATCTGAACGCTCTCCAGTCACCTCCGGCTTTGCATTGTGCCTTTACACTCCCCACTGCCAAGGCGGTTGAGCAGCTCATCGCTGACACAGCCGAGTGTGTCCAAAAGGAGCTCGACAAGGCCGAAGAGCGTCGCAGACAAGGAAAGGCCTACATTCTCAAGCGTGGCGATGCTTCTGCTCTGTATGGTGTTGCCGGCAGCATCCCCGACAAGAGCGTTGTCAGCCGTTTGGCAGAGGGCTTCCTCGATACCCTGTACAAAGTATAA
- a CDS encoding Maltose permease MAL61 translates to MAGTKLTDTIAPVEAAPPKSSGHQDVHETWASDSSMKSIIANAKAATEKEQSMSLLQGIKLYPKALAWSVLISTCIAMEGYDISLVNNFYAFPQFNRKYGEQIADGSYQVPARWQSGLSNGAAVGEIIGLFINGWASERFGYRYTIMACLVLISAWTAIFFTAQNVQSLLAAEILCGIPWGVFQTLTITYASEVCPVALRGYLTTYVNFCWGLGQLIGIGVIRAMLTRDDEWAYRIPYGLQWMWPLPLFIGIMLAPESPWWLVRRGRTKDAKRALERLTTKQEDSQFDADETISMMVHTTALEAKITKGASYLDCFKGTDLRRTEIVCMVWAIQNLSGNSFSNYSTYFLEQAGLDSSNAYNFAMGQYGINMVGVFGAWFLMTLGIGRRTLYLYGLCGLCAMLLIMGFLGLVPDTHRDQASMATGALMLAWALFYQLTVGTVCYSLVAELSTRRLQIKTVVLGRNLYNVVGIICGVLTPYMLNPGEWDWGNYAGFFWGGICFLCIIYTYFRVPEPRGRSFAELDLLFERGVSARKFATTHVDVFDETIEGHVVNEYRAEKGATNDPSQVEKDAGTA, encoded by the exons ATGGCTGGTACAAAGCTGACCGACACCATTGCGCCGGTGGAGGCGGCCCCGCCCAAATCGTCCGGCCATCAAGATGTGCACGAGACTTGGGCCTCGGACTCGTCCATGAAGTCGATCATTGCGAATGCCAAGGCGGCCACGGAAAAGGAACAGAGCATGAGTCTGCTGCAGGGCATCAAATTATATCCCAAGGCCCTGGCATGGAGTGTGCTCATCTCGACTTGCATTGCCAtggaaggatacgatatcAGTTTGGTGAACAACTTCTACGCGTTTCCCCAATTCAATCGCAAGTACGGAGAACAGATAGCAGACGGATCGTATCAAGTACCGGCCAGG TGGCAATCCGGACTGAGCAACGGTGCCGCCGTGGGTGAGATCATCGGTCTCTTCATCAACGGGTGGGCCTCGGAGCGATTCGGATATCGGTACACCATCATGGCCTGTCTCGTCTTGATCAGTGCATGGACGGCCATCTTTTTCACAGCCCAGAATGTTCAGTCCCTCCTCGCGGCGGAGATTCTCTGTGGTATCCCCTGGGGTGTGTTCCAGACTTTGACCATCACCTACGCCTCGGAAGTCTGTCCGGTCGCCTTGCGAGGGTATTTGACCACCTATGTCAATTTCTGCTGGGGGCTCGGCCAGCTGATTGGCATCGGAGTCATTCGAGCCATGTTGACCCGGGACGACGAATGGGCCTATCGGATCCCCTACGGCCTGCAATGGATGTGGCCCCTGCCTCTGTTCATTGGAATCATGCTCGCCCCCGAATCTCCCTGGTGGTTGGTTCGTCGGGGCCGCACCAAGGACGCCAAGCGGGCGCTGGAACGCTTGACCACCAAGCAGGAAGACTCCCAGTTCGATGCGGATGAGACGATCTCGATGATGGTGCACACGACCGCCCTGGAGGCGAAGATTACCAAGGGGGCCAGCTACTTGGACTGCTTCAAGGGCACGGACCTGCGCCGCACGGAAATTGTGTGCATGGTCTGGGCCATTCAAAACTTGAGTGGTAACTCCTTCTCGAACTACTCGACCTACTTTTTGGAGCAGGCCGGTCTGGACTCGTCCAATGCCTATAACTTTGCAATGGGCCAGTACGGTATCAACATGGTGGGTGTCTTTGGAGCCTGGTTCCTGATGACCCTCGGCATTGGCCGTCGCACCCTCTATCTGTACGGCCTGTGTGGACTGTGCGCCATGCTCTTGATCATGGGCTTCCTCGGTCTGGTCCCGGATACCCACCGTGATCAAGCGTCTATGGCCACCGGAGCGCTGATGCTTGCGTGGGCCCTTTTCTACCAACTGACCGTGGGAACTGTTTGCTACTCCCTCGTGGCTGAGCTCTCCACTCGTCGCTTGCAGATCAAGACGGTCGTGCTCGGTCGCAACCTTTACAACGTGGTTGGTATCATCTGCGGCGTCCTGACCCCTTACATGTTGAACCCGGGCGAGTGGGACTGGGGCAACTATGCGGGCTTCTTCTGGGGGGGCATCTGCTTTTTGTGCATCATTTACACCTACTTCCGCGTGCCGGAGCCGCGCGGTCGCTCCTTTGCGGAACTCGATCTGCTCTTTGAGCGCGGCGTCAGCGCCCGCAAGTTTGCGACCACGCATGTGGACGTGTTTGATGAGACCATTGAGGGACATGTTGTCAATGAATACCGGGCGGAGAAGGGCGCCACGAATGACCCCAGCCAGGTCGAGAAAGACGCTGGCACTGCATGA